From the genome of Leishmania infantum JPCM5 genome chromosome 34, one region includes:
- a CDS encoding cytochrome p450-like protein produces the protein MAPTVSPVQAAAAIATVGYLAYATTRMLQALYSAPPNMPEPAIPPNSEDGLVWSVVKRVLYRHFYVVRKGDPLKTLQRWCAEFDYKPFVMKIFFRPHVVLSSPVDIEHVLLRADTKFYKDTGYDIVRIVVGRVGLLAVGNKAQHAIHRRILMPIFRSQNIRGVANEIIRMHALRMMGGLFDLIQCGGEQDAVVNLSDHVFRMALSAIGEAAFRASRGESLRVRGHFDVMMRMSRVNYFCPYLKSSAQRNARNTLKEMCVELLDKNMQINQIGTRRCVMDALIDELYVHFSMDDVLDHVVTFLFAGHDTVSHTLEFLFALLGTNTEVQERLYEALEDLMPSICTCPTVQELMECDYLVAIVKEVLRMYPAAPIIYRDAAEDVYLPGPAVVIPKGMTVVITLSALQRNTHVYGDDVDVFRPERWLGEEGEALRKRCGRCGYIPFSCGKRSCIGQELGYLELLVVTALLGRHLKMELVGEFPEARYNITIAVSHSVSMRITARDGIPVGEVYERIANVLDLNDEDAESARNVTREAEGETSCKEAAVRG, from the coding sequence ATGGCCCCCACTGTCTCGCCAGTCcaggcggctgcggccaTTGCGACTGTGGGCTATCTCGCCTATGCCACCACGCGGATGCTGCAGGCATTGTACTCTGCACCGCCGAATATGCCGGAGCCGGCGATTCCGCCCAACTCCGAGGACGGCCTGGTCTGGAGCGTGGTCAAGCGTGTCCTTTACCGCCACTTCTACGTCGTCCGCAAGGGCGACCCGTTGAAGACtctgcagcggtggtgcgcggAGTTCGATTACAAGCCGTTCGTCATGAAGATCTTCTTTCGCCCACACGTAGTGCTCTCCAGCCCGGTCGACATCGAGCACGTGTTGTTGCGCGCTGACACGAAGTTCTACAAGGACACCGGCTACGACATCGtgcgcatcgtcgtcggccgcgttggcctcctcgccgtcggcaACAAGGCGCAACACGCCATACACCGCCGCATTCTCATGCCCATTTTCAGGTCGCAGAACATTCGCGGTGTTGCGAATGAGATCATTCGCATGCATGCCCTGCGCATGATGGGCGGGCTCTTCGATCTCATCCAGTGCGGCGGTGAGCAGGACGCCGTGGTGAACCTGAGTGACCACGTCTTCCGCATGGCACTCTCCGCCATAGGCGAGGCGGCTTTCCGCGCCTCCCGCGGCGagtcgctgcgcgtgcgcggccaCTTCGATGTGATGATGAGGATGTCCCGCGTGAACTACTTCTGCCCGTATCTCAAGTCATCCGCCCAGCGGAACGCACGCAACACCCTGAAGGAGATGtgcgtggagctgctggatAAGAACATGCAGATAAATCAGATTGGCACGCGGCGGTGTGTGATGGATGCGCTGATCGATGAGCTGTACGTGCATTTCAGCATGGACGACGTGTTGGATCACGTCGTCACGTTTTTGTTTGCCGGCCACGACACGGTGAGTCACACGCTGGAGTTCCTGTTTGCGCTCCTGGGCACGAACACGGAGGTGCAGGAGCGTCTCTACGAGGCCCTTGAGGACTTGATGCCCTCCATTTGCACCTGCCCCACCGTGCAGGAGCTTATGGAGTGCGACTACCTTGTCGCCATCGTAAAGGAGGTTCTGCGGATGTACCCGGCGGCGCCTATCATCTACCGCGATGCGGCCGAGGATGTGTACCTGCCCGGACCTGCGGTTGTGATTCCAAAAGGCATGACGGTTGTCATCACACTCTCCGCTCTGCAGCGCAACACACACGTGtacggcgacgacgttgaCGTGTTCCGCCCCGAACGGTGGCttggcgaagaaggcgaggcgctgcgcaaacGCTGCGGCCGTTGCGGCTACATCCCCTTCAGCTGCGGCAAGCGCAGCTGCATTGGCCAGGAGCTCGGCTACCTGGAGTTGCTCgtcgtgacggcgctgctgggtCGCCACTTGAAGATGGAGCTGGTCGGCGAGTTTCCAGAGGCGCGGTACAACATTACCATAGCCGTGAGCCACTCAGTCTCCATGCGCATCACCGCCCGCGATGGCATTCCCGTTGGCGAGGTTTACGAGCGCATTGCCAACGTACTTGACCTcaacgacgaggacgccgagtCTGCCCGCAACGTGACGCGGGAAGCGGAAGGGGAGACGAGCTGCAAAGAAGCCGCCGTACGCGGGTAA